Proteins encoded by one window of Salvia splendens isolate huo1 chromosome 7, SspV2, whole genome shotgun sequence:
- the LOC121742312 gene encoding 4,5-DOPA dioxygenase extradiol-like, whose amino-acid sequence MHAKNIFFIYAIGSLIFCIIISLILSITIQIDHRLFSHNTTTMAAAIPETFYISHGSPTLSIDDSLPARHFLKSFQQKCFSTKPKAILIISGHWETSEPAVNAVSGPSDTIYDFYNFPEQMYRLKYPAPGSPDLANRVKGLLLKSGFETVHVDKKRGLDHGAWVPLMLMYPEADIPVVQLSVQTNKDGAHHYRMGQALRPLKDDGVMIVGSGSATHNLRNMIRDGRKTVDKWAEEFDSWVKEALTEGRYEDLNKYEEKAPNAKMAHPWPDHFYPLHVAMGAAGENTTGELIHHSWTHGTLSYASYKFAAK is encoded by the coding sequence ATGCACGCAAAAAATATCTTCTTTATATACGCAATCGGATCCCTCATCTTCTGCATAATCATCTCCCTCATTTTGTCAATTACAATCCAAATCGATCACCGATTATTCTCCCACAACACGACGACGATGGCGGCAGCGATTCCAGAAACCTTCTACATCTCCCATGGCTCCCCGACTCTCTCAATCGACGACTCCCTCCCGGCCCGCCATTTTCTCAAATCCTTCCAACAGAAATGCTTCTCCACCAAACCCAAGGCGATCCTGATAATCTCGGGCCATTGGGAGACCTCGGAGCCCGCGGTCAACGCCGTCTCCGGCCCGAGCGACACGATCTACGACTTTTACAACTTCCCCGAGCAGATGTACCGGCTCAAGTACCCGGCCCCCGGTTCGCCCGATCTGGCCAACCGGGTCAAGGGCCTATTGCTCAAATCCGGTTTCGAGACGGTCCACGTGGACAAGAAGCGGGGGCTGGACCACGGCGCGTGGGTCCCGCTCATGTTGATGTATCCGGAAGCCGACATCCCGGTCGTCCAGCTGTCAGTCCAGACCAACAAGGACGGCGCGCACCACTACCGCATGGGGCAGGCGCTGCGGCCGCTCAAGGACGACGGCGTCATGATCGTGGGATCCGGCTCGGCCACGCACAATCTGAGGAATATGATCCGCGACGGGAGGAAGACGGTGGATAAGTGGGCGGAGGAATTCGACAGCTGGGTGAAGGAGGCGCTGACGGAGGGGAGGTACGAGGACCTGAATAAGTACGAGGAGAAGGCGCCCAATGCTAAAATGGCGCATCCGTGGCCGGACCATTTCTACCCGCTGCACGTGGCCATGGGCGCCGCTGGGGAGAACACTACGGGGGAGCTCATCCACCATAGCTGGACGCACGGGACGCTTTCTTATGCGTCTTACAAGTTCGCGGCTAAGTAA